Proteins from one Candida orthopsilosis Co 90-125, chromosome 2 draft sequence genomic window:
- a CDS encoding Tpo5 polyamine transporter, which translates to MLVTQISKNRHCKFFSAARSLLKDDHKLRFYIRDKPHHKKRCCWRHMTEILPTSAALDSPMSNNRSQQNSSETISSPDSSSPPSYASHFFSDIQSSRPVRFIESLMDSELLGDNEIEQIEHFKYKQGLERKLTVTSVIGLGFSVMGVPFGLSSTLWISLMDGANVTVLYGWIVVSVMSLFVVLSLSEIISKYPTAGGVYHFSALLSNEKYSLISSWITGWLLLIGNWTYAISIMFSGSQFILSIFGLKDFVYKEDKFLVLGVFFIILAVVGFINFKFSKHLEKINKACILWTIYTVLAIDILLIFYAKRTNSIKQILTTFDNSRSGWPDPLAFIVGLQSSSFTLTGYGMLFSITDEVKNPERNMPKGVISAILMACLTGVIFIIPILTILPELELLLDGDTNIMPIEIIFKLSTESYIISFLMACLMIGTIVFQSIGSLTTASRSTFALARDGGLPMAHLWTEVNSVEEYTIPRNALFLSMIVCAVLSLLSLISRSAFNAFMGAAVVSLAVANGIPIFLLMLNKRQKIKGAAFRLKIFGWFINGVSVFWVILSVFILCVPPVIKNLTWRKMNYASVVLVLFLGVATLGYVTWGSKSFTGPEIETDYFELNNLEANGRKNMDEFVVGDEEEEGGEEGASNEGDISKEFENNFTPPPLVHRKKTYHLLEGNSSSAGRGSKKLPKSMTSYDSNEDLNEISTESDNEVLFESGNGSQEQVGK; encoded by the coding sequence ATGCTAGTAACCcagatttcaaaaaatcgGCATTGTAAGTTTTTCAGCGCCGCACGCAGTCTTTTAAAAGATGATCACAAGCTTAGATTCTATATTAGAGATAAACCACACCACAAGAAGAGGTGCTGTTGGAGACACATGACGGAGATACTACCTACATCAGCGGCTCTAGACTCGCCGATGAGCAACAATCGGCTGCAACAAAACAGTTCTGAGACGATCTCATCACCTGACTCGTCGTCTCCTCCATCGTATGCATCCCATTTCTTTCTGGATATTCAATCTTCGCGACCCGTGAGGTTTATAGAGTCCTTGATGGACTCAGAACTTTTGGGAGACAATGAAATAGAGCAAATTGAACATTTCAAGTACAAACAAGGCCTTGAACGAAAATTGACGGTTACTTCGGTTATCGGTTTGGGCTTTTCAGTGATGGGGGTTCCCTTTGGATTATCTTCCACACTATGGATTTCTTTAATGGACGGTGCAAATGTGACAGTGCTATATGGGTGGATCGTCGTTAGTGTTATGTCTTTGTTTGTGGTTCTAAGCTTGAGTGAAATCATATCGAAATATCCCACTGCGGGAGGAGTTTATCATTTTAGTGCTCTTTTAAGTAATGAGAAATATTCACTCATTAGCTCATGGATTACCGGATGGTTACTTCTCATTGGAAATTGGACATATGCTATCAGCATAATGTTTTCCGGCTCTCAGTTTATTTTATCGATATTTGGTTTGAAGGACTTTGTATACAAAGAAGACAAGTTTTTGGTCCTAGGAGTGTTCTTCATTATTCTAGCGGTTGTCGGGTTTATTAACTTCAAATTCTCCAAgcatttggaaaaaatcaacaaggCTTGTATTTTGTGGACCATTTATACTGTTTTGGCGATAGATATACTTCTCATATTCTATGCCAAGAGGACCAACTCGATTAAACAGATATTGACAACCTTTGACAATTCACGTTCAGGTTGGCCAGACCCACTAGCCTTCATTGTGGGGCTACAAAGCTCGTCGTTTACTTTAACCGGTTATGGAATGCTATTCTCCATCACTGATGAAGTCAAGAATCCGGAAAGGAACATGCCCAAAGGTGTCATCAGTGCCATATTGATGGCATGTTTAACTGGCgtcattttcattattcCTATTTTAACGATATTACCAGAACTAGAGCTTCTATTAGATGGGGATACAAACATCATGCCCATTGAAATCATATTCAAGCTTTCGACCGAATCATACATTATAAGTTTCCTCATGGCTTGTTTAATGATTGGAACTATAGTTTTCCAAAGTATTGGCTCGCTTACTACAGCATCTAGAAGCACATTTGCCTTAGCTCGTGATGGAGGTCTTCCAATGGCACATTTGTGGACAGAAGTGAACTCAGTCGAAGAGTATACGATTCCAAGAAATGCTTTGTTTTTATCAATGATTGTATGTGCGGTATTATCGCTATTGTCTTTAATTTCAAGGTCAGCTTTTAACGCTTTTATGGGTGCAGCAGTGGTATCTCTAGCAGTGGCAAATGGTATTCCAATTTTCTTACTAATGTTAAACAAGAGACAGAAAATCAAAGGAGCCGCATTCaggttgaaaatttttggtTGGTTTATCAATGGAGTATCGGTGTTTTGGGTTATACTTTCCGTTTTTATCCTTTGTGTACCCCCAGtaatcaagaatttgaCTTGGCGCAAAATGAATTATGCGAGTGTTGTATTGGTGCTTTTCTTGGGGGTTGCCACATTGGGTTATGTGACGTGGGGGTCGAAGTCGTTTACTGGACCAGAAATTGAGACTGATTACTTCGAATTAAATAATTTGGAAGCAAATGGCAGAAAGAACATGGATGAATTTGTCGTTGGcgatgaagaggaagaaggAGGAGAAGAGGGTGCCAGCAATGAAGGTGATATTCTGAAGGAGTTCGAGAATAATTTTACCCCTCCTCCTCTTGTGCATAGGAAAAAGACATATCATCTACTAGAAGGGAATTCCAGTTCAGCGGGACGAGGTAGTAAGAAATTGccaaaatcaatgacaTCATACGATTCTAATGAAGATTTaaatgaaatttcaacaGAGAGTGACAACGAAGTCTTGTTCGAGTCAGGAAACGGGTCTCAAGAGCAAGTGGGTAAATGA
- a CDS encoding See1 protein (S. cerevisiae homolog SEE1 has protein-lysine N-methyltransferase activity, has role in vesicle-mediated transport, peptidyl-lysine dimethylation and localizes to cytoplasm), producing the protein MTEEIKLNSSKLGTQEYWNEFYKKELQNFQSNSDDTGECWFDDSDAESKMIQFIVDKIEGGELLNGVSFLDLGTGNGHLLFELSQELKDVDKSFTFHGIDYSAESIEFAKNIANTKFPDVSFKFDQVDLLSDTPFLKNKFDVLLDKGTLDAIALNQDLVDGKRGMDIYAIQVSKMMEKGSILLVTSCNFTENELVKIITSGTELKKWDQIQYPSFQFGGVQGSTVVSIAFIK; encoded by the exons ATGACAGAGGAAATTAAgttaaattcatcaaagtTAGGCACTCAAGAGTA TTGGAACgaattttacaaaaaggagttgcaaaattttcaaagtaaTAGCGATGATACAGGTGAATGCTGGTTTGATGACTCAGATGCAGAGTCTAAGATGATACAATTCATAGTTGACAAGATAGAGGGGGGTGAATTACTAAATGGTGTTCTGTTTCTTGATTTGGGAACCGGGAATGGTCATCTACTTTTTGAGTTGCTGCAAGAGTTGAAAGATGTCGACAAGAGCTTTACCTTTCATGGAATTGATTATTCAGCGGAGTCGATTGAATTCGCTAAAAACATCgcaaatacaaaattcCCTGATGTTTCGtttaaatttgatcaagttgaTTTATTAAGTGATACACCGTTTctaaaaaataaatttgatgtGCTATTGGATAAGGGGACACTAGATGCAATTGCTTTGAATCAAGATCTCGTAGATGGAAAAAGAGGGATGGACATATATGCTATCCAGgtatcaaaaatgatggAAAAGGGCTCTATTCTTTTGGTAACCTCCTGCAACTTCACGGAGAACGAGCttgtcaaaatcattaCATCAGGAACCGAACTTAAGAAGTGggatcaaattcaataccCAAGCTTCCAATTTGGTGGTGTACAAGGCTCAACAGTTGTAAGTATTGCATTTATTAAATAG
- a CDS encoding Ure2 protein (similar to C. parapsilosis CPAR2_104050 and C. albicans URE2 similar to S. cerevisiae Ure2p, a regulator of nitrogen utilization which also has an infectious prion form called [URE3]) has translation MNSNNGSNQNTHTVSNLSAGLKSVSLSDQQQNELNHNLLQQMQDSSSSQEQQQQQQSRISQFFQNQPHEGYTLFSHRSAPNGFKVAIILSELNLPFNTIFLDFNNGEQRAPEFVTINPNARVPALIDHYNENVSIWESGAIILYLVSKYMKENNECSLWSDNLVEQSQINSWLFFQTSGHAPMIGQALHFRYFHSSPVPSAVERYTDEVRRVYGVVEMALAERREALIMDLDVENAAAYSAGTTPLSQSRYFDYPVWLVGDRATIADLSFVPWNNVVDRIGINLKVEFPEVYKWTKYMMRRPAVIRALRGD, from the coding sequence ATGAATAGCAACAACGGAAGCAATCAAAATACACATACGGTGTCCAACTTATCTGCTGGGCTCAAATCAGTGTCGCTCAgtgatcaacaacaaaatgaattgaatcatAATTTATTGCAACAAATGCAGGATAGTTCTTCATCACaggaacaacaacaacaacaacaatcaagaataagccaattttttcaaaatcaaccacaTGAAGGATACACCTTGTTTTCACACAGATCTGCACCCAATGGGTTCAAAGTAGCTATAATCTTATCAGAGTTGAACTTGCCATTCAATACAATTTTCTTAGACTTTAACAATGGAGAACAACGTGCACCTGAATTTGTTACAATAAATCCAAACGCTAGAGTTCCTGCATTGATTGACCACTACAATGAAAATGTATCAATATGGGAATCTGGTGCCATTATATTATAccttgtttcaaaatacatGAAGGAAAATAACGAATGCAGTTTATGGAGTGATAACCTTGTTGAGCAAAGTCAGATAAATTCATGGctattttttcaaacaagtgGACATGCACCTATGATTGGACAAGCTTTGCATTTTAGATATTTCCATTCAAGTCCTGTCCCTAGTGCAGTAGAGAGGTACACCGATGAAGTGAGGCGAGTTTACGGAGTCGTGGAAATGGCATTAGCAGAAAGACGAGAGGCTCTAATAATGGATTTGGATGTGGAAAATGCAGCCGCGTATAGTGCAGGTACCACGCCATTATCGCAATCGAGGTATTTTGACTACCCCGTGTGGCTAGTGGGGGATAGAGCTACTATTGCCGATTTATCATTTGTACCATGGAATAATGTCGTTGATAGAATAGGAATAAATCTTAAAGTGGAGTTTCCAGAAGTTTACAAATGGACAAAGTACATGATGAGAAGACCAGCTGTTATTAGAGCGTTGCGTGGAGACTAG
- a CDS encoding Atp4 F0-ATP synthase subunit 4, whose translation MAFRQAPIGLRYLSTPVDPKQKAQSIVDALPGTNLLSKTGILATSAAAAIYGLSNGLIIIHDESILVLTFTIFSAMVVKFIAPLYTEWADGEIKKVNDLLNGARNKHIKAVENRIESVGELKDVVSQTKDLFNLSKETAKYEADSFVLKQKLEVASEARNVLDSWVRFEQQQRQIEQEQLANSVIEKVNKEIENPKFQEKVLAEAIADVEKLFNKSK comes from the exons ATGGCCTTTCGCCAAGCTCC AATTGGGTTGAGATACCTTTCAACTCCAGTTgatccaaaacaaaaagccCAATCCATTGTTGATGCCTTGCCAGGTACCAATTTGTTATCAAAGACTGGTATTTTAGCCACCTCTGCAGCTGCAGCAATTTACGGATTATCCAATGGTTTAATTATCATACACGATGAATCCATCTTGGTATTGACATTCACAATCTTTTCTGCCATGGttgtcaaattcattgCTCCCTTGTACACTGAATGGGCTGATGGAGAAATCAAGAAGGTTAACGATTTGTTAAATGGAGCCAGGAACAAGCATATCAAAGCCGTTGAAAACAGAATTGAATCTGTCGGTGAATTGAAAGACGTTGTTTCACAAACCAAAGACTTGTTCAACTTGTCTAAAGAAACTGCTAAATACGAAGCAGattcatttgttttgaaacaaaaattagAAGTAGCATCAGAAGCTAGAAACGTTTTGGATTCATGGGTTagatttgaacaacaacaaaggcaaattgaacaagaacaattgGCCAACTCAGTCATTGAAAAGGTTAacaaggaaattgaaaatccaaaatttcaagagAAGGTTTTGGCAGAGGCTATTGCTGATGTTGAGAAGTTATTCAATAAATCTAAATAG
- a CDS encoding Msi1 protein (S. cerevisiae homolog MSI1 has transcription regulator activity, has role in DNA replication-dependent nucleosome assembly, DNA repair, chromatin silencing and localizes to chromatin silencing complex, CAF-1 complex): protein MEETSGRADTSQEEPIPSLIGEDAENNYRIWKKNAPYLYDYLSTNSLLWPSLTVQFFPDITHADNEVAGDYILQRLLHGTFTLGQSVVDSISILQIPTYTNLNKHIQIDKLDYNPDKEEFEVNAPSLPKPKVLQKINQYGDVNKLSYMPQNPNIIASANNFGDILIFERTKHKSFQKSIIDDIEANKPQLKLGTKAELFAMDWNKNREGYLVSGDTKGNISLYDLKGYSKSGGLSEAKYWKSKSDVNDIEWFPTHDSLLGYVEEAGCLTIQDIRGDVISKQLTSAINSIAINPNISTVLATGDSTGSIKVWDMRNLNEPVQSFTPHSKPITQLKWNRKHAQVLASSSTDCSVKLHNVSKEEPTIFQHLGHMLGVNDFDWSYADDWMIASVADDNSLHVWKPSQQVQNAI from the coding sequence ATGGAAGAAACATCAGGGAGGGCAGATACACTGCAAGAAGAGCCGATACCATCATTAATTGGTGAAGATGCAGAGAATAATTACCGTATATGGAAGAAGAATGCCCCATACCTTTATGATTACctatcaaccaattcacTACTATGGCCATCCTTGACCGTGCAATTTTTCCCTGATATAACACATGCTGATAATGAAGTAGCTGGTGATTATATCCTTCAAAGGTTGCTTCACGGGACCTTTACATTGGGACAGTCTGtggttgattcaatttcaattttgcagATTCCCACTTATACAAATCTCAATAAACATATTCAAATAGACAAACTAGATTATAATCCAGATAAAGAAGAATTCGAGGTAAATGCACCATCCCTTCCGAAGCCGAAGGTTTTACAAAAGATCAATCAGTATGGAGATGTCAATAAATTGAGTTATATGCCTCAAAACCCGAACATAATTGCCAGTGCTAATAATTTCGGTGatattttgatatttgaaAGAACCAAGCATAAGAGCTTTCAAAAACTGATAATAGATGATATCGAAGCAAATAAACCACAACTAAAATTGGGGACGAAGGCGGAACTTTTTGCTATGGACTGGAACAAGAATAGAGAAGGTTACTTAGTCTCTGGAGATACTAAAGGAAACATTAGTCTATATGATTTGAAAGGCTATTCGAAGTCAGGGGGCTTGAGCGAGGCTAAATATTGGAAGAGCAAAAGTGATGTCAACGACATTGAATGGTTCCCTACCCATGATTCTTTGTTGGGGTACGTTGAGGAGGCAGGATGCTTAACCATTCAGGACATTAGAGGGGATGTCATAAGCAAACAACTCACCTCagcaatcaattcaatagCAATAAACCCTAATATATCAACAGTTTTAGCCACGGGTGACTCCACGGGTTCAATCAAAGTTTGGGATATGCGTAATCTCAATGAGCCTGTCCAAAGTTTCACCCCCCACTCAAAACCAATTACCCAACTAAAGTGGAACCGAAAACACGCTCAAGTACTTGCGTCCTCGTCAACAGATTGTCTGGTGAAGCTCCACAATGTGTCTAAAGAAGAGccaacaattttccaacaCCTTGGCCATATGCTAGGAgttaatgattttgattggTCTTATGCTGACGACTGGATGATTGCCAGTGTGGCCGATGACAACTCTCTACATGTATGGAAACCATCACAACAAGTTCAAAACGCTATctaa
- a CDS encoding U1-70K component of the U1 snRNP, translating to MTDDSSKYPPDIQKLFQPKPPLVYIPPTDYPPEERSTLPIAPISNYKNYIKDYLDNELPQRESRTFKPEVSEHKKKLLNAQNKRQKQNESFDRQMRDWNDPELLAKNEKEVMKDPYKTVFIARLDYSLTELDISQYFRKFGVIDSILIIRDHQGKSRGYGFIVYERDADAQACVSELSRTGAKLKERTILIDIERSRVWRNWKPRRLGGGLGGRGYSKEGRVVSAAASGRRLHIANNSMPHYPPNIVHKQSVPPHKAPIYTHTETQSSQKYQSISQPKPYNYTPSQTSSGRSIRSIRGGE from the exons ATG ACCGATGACTCCCTGAAATACCCACCTGATATACAGAAATTGTTCCAGCCCAAACCACCTCTTGTGTACATCCCACCAACAGATTATCCACCTGAGGAACGCTCAACTTTACCAATTGCCCCAATATCAAACTACAAAAACTATATAAAAGATTATTTGGACAATGAACTACCTCAAAGAGAGTCACGCACCTTCAAACCTGAAGTGTCGGAACACAAGAAGAAGCTATTAAATGCTCAGAATAAAAGGCAAAAACAGAATGAGTCTTTCGATCGACAAATGCGAGATTGGAATGATCCCGAATTACTTGCTAAAAACGAGAAAGAAGTTATGAAGGATCCATACAAAACAGTTTTCATTGCGCGGTTGGACTATAGTTTAACAGAACTTGACATATCCCAATACTTTCGAAAATTTGGTGTCATTGACTCAATACTAATAATACGTGATCATCAAGGAAAAAGCAGAGGATATGgctttattgtttatgaaCGAGACGCCGATGCACAAGCGTGTGTTTCAGAGCTATCGCGTACTGGAGCGAAATTAAAGGAAAGGACCATTTTAATCGATATCGAAAGAAGTAGAGTTTGGCGGAATTGGAAACCAAGGCGATTGGGCGGAGGATTGGGTGGAAGGGGCTACtcaaaagaaggaagagTGGTGTCTGCTGCTGCAAGTGGAAGACGATTACATATTGCTAATAACTCAATGCCGCATTATCCACCAAACATCGTTCACAAGCAAAGTGTTCCTCCCCATAAGGCACCTATTTACACTCATACAGAAACTCAGTCGTCACAAAAATACCAGTCTATTAGCCAGCCAAAACCATACAATTACACGCCGAGTCAGACATCATCTGGAAGGTCCATTCGAAGCATTAGGGGAGGGGAATAA
- a CDS encoding Tim17 protein (S. cerevisiae homolog TIM17 has activity, has role in protein import into mitochondrial matrix and localizes to mitochondrial inner membrane presequence translocase complex), giving the protein MSADHARDPCPIVILNDFGGAFAMGVIGGCVWHGIKGFRNSPHGERGYGALSAIKARAPVVGGNFGVWGGLFSTFDCTVKAVRKREDAWNAVIAGFFTGGALAIRGGWKHTRNSAITCACLLGVFEGVGMMMQRLQAQPTMAPVYPEEPAKLAA; this is encoded by the coding sequence atgtcTGCAGATCACGCTAGAGATCCATGTCCAATCGTCATTCTTAATGATTTCGGTGGTGCTTTTGCGATGGGTGTCATTGGTGGATGCGTATGGCACGGTATAAAAGGATTTAGAAACTCCCCACATGGAGAAAGGGGATATGGCGCTCTTTCGGCAATCAAGGCTAGAGCTCCAGTAGTAGGAGGTAATTTTGGTGTTTGGGGTGGTTTGTTTTCGACATTTGATTGTACAGTTAAGGCTGTACGTAAGAGAGAAGATGCATGGAACGCAGTCATTGCTGGTTTCTTTACTGGTGGTGCTTTAGCTATCAGAGGTGGTTGGAAACACACGAGGAACTCTGCCATTACTTGTGCTTGTCTTTTAGGTGTTTTCGAAGGTGTTGGTATGATGATGCAAAGATTACAAGCTCAACCTACTATGGCTCCAGTATATCCCGAGGAACCCGCTAAACTTGCCGCTTAG